In one Sulfitobacter sp. LCG007 genomic region, the following are encoded:
- a CDS encoding lytic transglycosylase domain-containing protein → MPPTFRTIIAATVLAALSGQASSATCGNNASGFNAWKTQFASEAQRAGVGQRGLQALASAQYSQATINADRNQKSFKYPLQKFMQLRGSATIVAQGKKKRASNAQLFDSLEAQYGVPAGVLIAIWGMETAFGGFMGDTPVVSAITTLTYDCRRSDFFQPHAIGALLLVDRGSISGTTRGAMHGELGHTQFLPGNAMRYGVDANGDGQVDFYNAVDALASTANYLRSKGWRPGQGYQEGQPNFAVLSEWNAATVYQQAIAIMGAQIDG, encoded by the coding sequence ATGCCACCGACCTTCCGTACCATTATCGCTGCAACCGTACTCGCAGCACTTTCAGGACAAGCCTCCTCCGCGACCTGCGGAAACAACGCCAGCGGTTTCAATGCCTGGAAAACGCAATTTGCAAGCGAGGCGCAGCGTGCGGGCGTGGGACAGCGCGGCCTGCAGGCCCTCGCCTCGGCCCAGTACAGTCAGGCGACGATCAACGCCGACCGCAACCAGAAATCCTTCAAGTATCCGCTGCAGAAATTCATGCAGCTGCGCGGGTCGGCGACCATCGTCGCCCAGGGAAAGAAGAAAAGGGCCTCGAACGCCCAGCTCTTTGACTCGCTTGAGGCGCAGTACGGAGTGCCCGCGGGTGTCCTGATCGCGATCTGGGGAATGGAGACGGCCTTCGGCGGCTTCATGGGCGACACGCCCGTTGTGTCGGCCATCACCACGCTGACCTATGATTGCAGGCGCTCGGACTTCTTCCAGCCCCATGCGATCGGCGCGCTGTTGCTTGTCGATCGCGGGTCGATTTCGGGCACGACCCGTGGCGCGATGCATGGCGAGCTGGGTCATACGCAGTTCTTGCCCGGCAATGCCATGCGCTACGGCGTTGATGCGAACGGCGACGGGCAGGTGGATTTCTACAACGCCGTGGACGCGCTGGCATCGACGGCGAACTATCTGCGCTCCAAGGGCTGGCGTCCGGGACAGGGCTACCAGGAAGGCCAGCCGAACTTCGCGGTACTGAGCGAGTGGAACGCCGCGACGGTCTACCAGCAGGCCATCGCCATCATGGGCGCCCAAATCGACGGGTAG